In Pectobacterium aroidearum, the following are encoded in one genomic region:
- a CDS encoding YciI family protein has product MFLINISLKDSHTDDKTADQRFEQHRHWFAKYFKEGNFLILGPYQDKEHAGVIIAQAENREALEKILAEDVYYPLDLANYDVHEFNAIFVANNIKQFEGR; this is encoded by the coding sequence ATGTTCCTGATTAATATTTCTCTAAAAGACAGCCATACTGATGACAAGACAGCGGATCAGCGTTTCGAACAGCATCGTCACTGGTTCGCCAAATATTTCAAAGAAGGCAATTTTTTAATTCTTGGCCCTTATCAAGATAAAGAGCACGCGGGGGTCATTATTGCACAGGCGGAAAATCGGGAAGCTTTAGAGAAAATCCTCGCCGAGGATGTCTATTACCCGTTAGATTTAGCTAATTATGATGTCCATGAATTTAACGCTATCTTTGTTGCGAATAATATTAAGCAGTTTGAAGGAAGATAA